One Turneriella parva DSM 21527 genomic region harbors:
- a CDS encoding RNA polymerase sigma factor gives MARQKEPDELLRDLFNSEGARLYGYLVKKAGADLAQDIVQESFTRLYVRLSRSADIANARAYLYQIARHQLFHESAFAKRYAGGDALLENLAADAAPGDAGDRELMQALQDSVGTLAAKERELFEMRWYLGLTQAEIAVALKKSERQIRRDIEKLVTKLRAELRGRGWLNAVEALQG, from the coding sequence GTGGCACGGCAAAAAGAACCAGATGAATTGCTGCGCGACCTCTTTAACAGCGAGGGGGCCCGTTTGTACGGCTATCTCGTAAAAAAAGCGGGCGCCGACCTGGCGCAAGATATTGTACAGGAATCCTTTACCCGTCTCTACGTTCGGTTAAGCCGTTCGGCGGATATAGCCAATGCGCGAGCCTATCTTTACCAGATTGCAAGGCATCAGCTTTTTCATGAATCGGCTTTCGCAAAGCGCTACGCTGGTGGCGACGCCCTGCTTGAAAACCTGGCCGCCGATGCCGCGCCAGGTGACGCGGGCGACCGTGAACTCATGCAGGCATTACAAGACTCGGTGGGCACGCTCGCCGCAAAAGAGCGTGAGTTGTTCGAAATGCGCTGGTATCTTGGCCTCACCCAGGCTGAAATCGCCGTTGCACTGAAGAAAAGCGAAAGGCAGATTCGCCGCGATATCGAAAAACTTGTGACGAAACTGCGCGCAGAATTGCGCGGCAGAGGCTGGCTGAATGCCGTAGAGGCACTGCAGGGTTAA
- a CDS encoding LEA type 2 family protein, protein MRRKIWAALAVFSVFTFTSCALLQGRFSEFTPDISLKEVNLRGFDFEGADLEYIYTIRNKVGFGITFNKLAFQISVDGKRMVDLQNDKNVVIKANDSTNFTIVQRVRYVETVEAIFDFAKKDSVNIGLTGAVGIYINDLVGSINVPIEASKVVPVPKLPQVHFGSLDFERMNMANPLNPQATFSLKFNVRNPNPFAMKIPKIEYDFTAAGTRVINGVKNDQQLAAQADSTVTIPVNLSGRNVIELAPKLRDLKTTDYRFTSAVEFAVMEQTVSLPFYYPK, encoded by the coding sequence ATGCGACGAAAAATTTGGGCTGCGCTGGCAGTTTTTTCTGTTTTCACCTTCACCTCGTGCGCTCTTCTGCAAGGGCGCTTCAGCGAATTTACGCCTGATATTTCATTGAAAGAAGTTAACCTTCGAGGTTTCGATTTTGAAGGCGCTGACCTCGAATACATCTACACGATACGCAATAAGGTTGGCTTCGGTATCACGTTCAATAAACTCGCGTTTCAGATCAGTGTAGACGGCAAGCGTATGGTCGACCTGCAGAACGACAAGAATGTCGTGATCAAGGCGAACGACAGCACAAACTTCACGATTGTGCAGCGTGTGCGTTATGTCGAAACGGTTGAAGCCATTTTCGATTTTGCGAAGAAAGATTCGGTGAATATTGGCCTTACCGGTGCCGTCGGTATCTACATCAACGACCTGGTCGGGTCTATCAACGTGCCGATCGAAGCGTCGAAAGTGGTGCCTGTGCCCAAGTTGCCCCAGGTGCATTTCGGTTCACTCGATTTCGAGCGCATGAACATGGCGAATCCGTTGAACCCACAGGCGACGTTCTCGCTGAAGTTTAACGTGCGCAACCCGAATCCGTTTGCGATGAAAATACCCAAGATTGAATACGACTTCACCGCTGCCGGTACCCGCGTGATCAACGGCGTCAAAAATGACCAGCAGCTCGCCGCTCAGGCCGATTCGACGGTCACGATTCCAGTGAATCTCTCGGGCCGCAATGTAATAGAACTCGCTCCGAAATTGCGCGACCTCAAGACCACCGACTACCGCTTCACCTCGGCAGTCGAATTCGCCGTCATGGAACAGACAGTTAGCCTGCCGTTTTATTATCCTAAGTGA